One Leptospiraceae bacterium genomic window carries:
- a CDS encoding response regulator — translation MKAIMNRVLCIDDDSITLMLCKATIKQASFSEEIDTALNGQDAIEYYEDLLNKSVDGESYSYPQVIFLDLNMPILSGWEFLDEFMNRYYLKFNKTRVVILSSTVDHRDRERAAEYPIVMDFYSKPITKEMLHDIGQKLN, via the coding sequence ATGAAAGCAATTATGAATAGAGTTCTATGCATAGATGATGATTCAATCACTCTAATGCTCTGCAAAGCCACCATTAAACAGGCTTCCTTCTCGGAAGAGATTGACACTGCCCTCAATGGACAAGACGCAATTGAATACTATGAAGACTTATTAAATAAGAGTGTTGATGGAGAAAGTTATTCTTATCCGCAGGTTATTTTTTTAGACCTAAATATGCCAATTTTAAGTGGTTGGGAGTTTTTAGATGAGTTTATGAACCGATACTACCTAAAATTCAATAAGACAAGAGTTGTTATCCTATCTTCAACTGTAGATCATCGCGATAGAGAGAGAGCAGCCGAATATCCTATTGTGATGGATTTCTATTCAAAGCCTATTACCAAAGAAATGCTTCATGATATTGGACAAAAACTAAACTAA
- a CDS encoding TonB-dependent receptor plug domain-containing protein: MKLSLFLILGFLTIISSLSSKDVERKILLGSFLPHKSELDANTQDKLQSSLISSFESRGFTVEQGKGIKEANIKTAQGNRSLYYIEGYYQRKKEKKILTVYALLYDPKTGNLVDVVRYSNDIADSLGESFKNIEDKYKEDEDKVIQNLAEAVSFSVLANPSKTEIRENIYDHLLSRPIGKEITVSVANEDKAQKAKEILKQFGDEEVITASRTSQKISDAPSKVYVFSRDTIHERGYRTLTELLQDVPGFDFNSFNDSGEYPTDLILRGISDVGQTQILLMENGIIQNDIGNGWLRHVQFDTVLIDVERIEIILGPGSALYGANAYAGLINIITRKGKSLFSKKDANVMGDARMQGGKNNTYMPEGLLAFKLPNDMIFQMAGRYYNTDGDRGKGRTDPGNYFNNNYEPDRVKISPEPRPDGTTVNNDRTPFGTRKTIANGYNNSAQDYFLRGALSKDGLTLGFNIWDVKEGLSSYVPGYEYFANTPNIPFMKHHKGYFVNAAYETNITQKLFSTSKMYYRNTSIMPETGFEYTYQYQRVDFPVSNGQLTIPTFDKAKQYYAPSSMTGVQQVFNYNPTETNRLVIGIQLDKFTRQSSSDEVGGVSLGRQQNKNSNIVSSSFPSGNPSVATVFYSTTASGYIQDEQKFFNDKLSFTLGVRHDQDSDYGKIWTKRAAIIGKPIEWYNVKFLYGEAFKAPTVFQLYDSFRGNLSLQPQKIKTYEVENSFFINKMATLKAGYFISLLDGQIAEGKNPDPNATDARKTIFQNYKPTHIYGFTFEGDVAITNEIKLFGNYTVTRDRDVKTELNVQANGLGSVTSISPVYDGKEIDNIAERKGNLGVNLLFFKKLNVNLRMNWVGRRKAPVTNRYFQPYDPNFITKSYPYQTEGKPDGFMSGYTLLNATITYKDIWGIDGLELQVIGRNILNKSYMGMGRQSGNATRPIDSIQPSYVNSTGVGNPEGFVSPYHPQAGRELFLQVAYSF; this comes from the coding sequence ATGAAATTAAGTCTTTTTTTGATTCTAGGATTCTTAACAATAATTTCTTCTCTTTCCTCAAAAGATGTAGAGAGGAAAATATTATTAGGCTCCTTTCTTCCGCACAAATCCGAATTAGATGCGAATACGCAAGATAAACTCCAATCTTCTCTAATAAGCAGTTTTGAGTCTAGGGGATTTACAGTGGAGCAAGGAAAAGGAATCAAAGAAGCAAATATAAAAACTGCGCAGGGTAATCGGTCGCTTTATTATATAGAAGGATATTACCAGAGAAAAAAGGAAAAAAAAATTCTTACCGTTTACGCACTGTTATACGACCCAAAGACAGGAAACCTAGTAGATGTAGTTCGTTATTCCAATGATATCGCTGACTCTCTAGGCGAAAGCTTTAAGAATATTGAAGACAAATACAAAGAAGACGAAGATAAAGTAATTCAAAATCTAGCAGAAGCAGTTTCCTTTTCTGTTCTAGCAAATCCTTCCAAAACTGAGATTCGTGAAAATATCTACGATCATTTACTTTCCAGACCCATTGGAAAAGAAATTACAGTATCTGTGGCTAACGAAGATAAGGCTCAAAAAGCAAAAGAAATTTTAAAGCAATTTGGAGACGAGGAAGTCATTACAGCTTCTAGGACAAGTCAAAAAATATCAGATGCTCCTTCTAAGGTATATGTATTTAGCCGCGATACGATTCATGAAAGAGGTTACCGGACATTAACCGAGCTACTCCAAGATGTGCCGGGGTTTGATTTTAATTCTTTTAACGACTCAGGCGAATACCCAACGGATTTAATCTTACGTGGAATTTCAGACGTAGGACAAACACAGATTCTACTCATGGAGAATGGGATAATACAAAATGATATTGGAAATGGTTGGCTTAGACATGTTCAGTTTGATACAGTCCTCATTGATGTGGAGAGAATCGAGATTATCCTCGGTCCAGGCTCTGCTTTGTATGGGGCAAACGCCTATGCGGGTTTAATTAACATCATCACTAGAAAGGGAAAATCTCTCTTCTCAAAAAAAGATGCGAATGTGATGGGAGATGCAAGAATGCAAGGCGGAAAGAATAATACCTATATGCCAGAAGGACTCCTTGCCTTTAAACTTCCAAACGATATGATCTTTCAAATGGCAGGTAGATATTATAATACAGATGGAGACAGAGGAAAAGGAAGAACGGATCCGGGAAATTATTTTAACAATAACTACGAGCCGGATAGAGTTAAGATTTCGCCGGAACCAAGACCAGACGGAACAACAGTTAATAACGATAGAACTCCTTTTGGAACTAGAAAAACAATAGCAAATGGATACAACAATTCAGCGCAAGATTATTTTTTAAGAGGCGCTTTATCTAAAGATGGATTAACACTTGGTTTTAATATTTGGGATGTAAAAGAAGGGCTTAGTTCTTACGTGCCCGGTTATGAATACTTTGCAAATACTCCCAATATTCCTTTCATGAAACATCATAAGGGTTACTTCGTGAATGCCGCCTATGAAACAAATATTACACAAAAACTATTTTCGACTAGTAAGATGTATTATCGCAATACTTCTATTATGCCTGAGACGGGATTTGAGTATACATACCAATATCAAAGAGTGGATTTCCCAGTGTCAAATGGTCAATTGACAATTCCAACTTTTGATAAGGCAAAGCAATATTATGCGCCAAGCTCTATGACAGGAGTGCAACAGGTATTTAACTACAATCCGACAGAAACCAATCGATTAGTAATAGGCATACAATTAGATAAATTTACAAGACAATCCAGTAGCGATGAAGTCGGCGGAGTATCTCTTGGCAGACAACAGAATAAAAACTCAAACATCGTATCATCCTCTTTTCCGAGCGGTAATCCAAGCGTAGCAACAGTATTCTATTCAACAACGGCATCCGGGTATATTCAAGATGAACAAAAGTTCTTTAATGATAAATTGTCATTTACTTTAGGTGTGCGTCATGATCAGGATTCTGATTATGGAAAAATATGGACAAAGCGAGCGGCTATTATTGGTAAACCGATAGAATGGTATAATGTGAAGTTTCTATATGGAGAAGCATTCAAAGCGCCCACAGTATTTCAATTGTATGATTCCTTTCGGGGAAATCTCTCCTTGCAACCACAGAAAATCAAAACCTATGAAGTAGAGAATTCTTTTTTCATAAATAAAATGGCAACCTTAAAAGCGGGTTATTTCATTAGTCTACTAGACGGTCAAATCGCAGAAGGTAAAAATCCAGATCCAAATGCTACAGATGCAAGAAAGACTATTTTCCAAAACTATAAACCAACTCATATCTACGGGTTTACCTTTGAAGGTGATGTTGCAATAACGAATGAAATTAAACTCTTTGGGAATTACACCGTTACCCGCGACAGAGATGTAAAGACAGAACTAAACGTGCAAGCAAATGGACTTGGGAGTGTAACTTCAATTAGCCCCGTGTATGATGGAAAAGAAATTGATAATATTGCAGAAAGAAAAGGCAATCTAGGTGTAAACTTATTATTCTTTAAAAAGTTAAATGTAAATCTAAGAATGAATTGGGTAGGAAGAAGAAAGGCACCTGTTACAAATCGATACTTTCAACCCTACGATCCAAATTTTATAACGAAGTCTTACCCGTATCAAACAGAAGGTAAACCAGATGGGTTTATGTCCGGCTATACCCTATTAAACGCTACAATCACTTACAAAGATATTTGGGGAATCGATGGTTTAGAATTACAAGTAATAGGAAGAAATATTTTGAACAAGTCTTATATGGGAATGGGAAGACAAAGTGGAAATGCAACACGTCCAATTGATTCCATTCAACCAAGTTATGTAAATTCTACCGGTGTAGGGAATCCAGAAGGCTTTGTAAGTCCGTATCACCCACAGGCGGGCCGAGAATTATTTTTACAAGTAGCTTATAGCTTTTAG
- a CDS encoding SpoIIE family protein phosphatase — MFDFTKKRFISIKVKISILTSAVAVFCLFIISFVFLYNSKILMQKRTIEICRNFAENISNVAREDLVLDATYESTNSVVGEIIKSEIEGLQSIYIVNVYGKFVVNFNKTKLEDSATEKEILYLKNIQSLDLQEVYLKETNQNVLKITYPIFINYNEQNLKIGAAIFEYDRDKIYQPIYEMQNKIILIGMGITIFTLIFTLYVSNYITRPIVLFSKGVQMLASGVLEHKIVINSHDEVGLLSEKFNEMSNNLRQSYEQLEEKVLERTAELNASLNVIRKDLAIAEKIQKTTLSSNLDQHNDLEIIIKYVAMTEVGGDFYCVNKLGESTSRIFLADATGHGVQAALIMMAIQGIYDGIKNFALPVNEVLEIFNREFSRRYGSLNTFLTCIILDVDTSDFVIRYASAGHPAGLLINKEKDFLLLSKTGPLIGAKPNCKYAQVEYPFNKEERIFVYTDGIFEEFYEEEEFGEDRLIKFLIENKDNTIESSIDNLLRELTSFLKTTTMQDDVTILGIGYTAN; from the coding sequence ATGTTTGATTTTACAAAAAAGAGATTTATCAGTATTAAAGTTAAGATTTCGATTCTGACTTCTGCTGTTGCTGTGTTTTGTCTTTTCATAATTTCATTTGTATTTTTATACAATAGTAAAATTCTAATGCAAAAGAGAACAATCGAAATATGCCGCAACTTTGCAGAAAATATTTCTAACGTAGCCCGCGAAGACTTAGTATTAGACGCTACGTATGAATCAACGAATTCCGTAGTAGGGGAAATTATTAAATCTGAAATTGAAGGTTTACAGAGCATTTATATTGTTAATGTTTACGGTAAATTCGTAGTAAACTTTAATAAAACAAAACTAGAAGACTCTGCCACTGAAAAAGAAATCCTCTATTTGAAAAATATACAATCCCTTGATTTGCAAGAAGTCTACTTAAAGGAAACAAATCAAAATGTGCTAAAGATTACCTATCCTATTTTTATTAACTACAACGAACAAAACTTAAAGATTGGTGCTGCCATTTTTGAATACGATAGAGACAAAATATACCAACCAATCTATGAAATGCAGAACAAAATTATTTTAATTGGAATGGGGATAACGATATTTACCCTCATATTCACTCTCTATGTTTCTAATTATATTACAAGACCGATCGTATTGTTTTCGAAAGGTGTGCAAATGTTAGCCTCTGGAGTGCTCGAACACAAGATTGTTATTAACAGTCACGATGAAGTAGGTTTATTATCTGAAAAATTTAATGAGATGAGTAATAATCTACGCCAATCCTACGAGCAATTAGAAGAAAAAGTTCTAGAAAGAACGGCTGAATTAAATGCAAGCTTAAACGTTATCCGCAAAGACCTGGCAATAGCAGAGAAAATTCAAAAGACTACTCTTTCTTCCAATTTAGATCAGCATAATGATTTAGAAATAATCATTAAGTATGTTGCAATGACAGAGGTAGGAGGAGATTTTTATTGTGTAAATAAGTTAGGAGAATCCACAAGTCGTATTTTTCTAGCAGATGCAACCGGTCATGGGGTGCAGGCGGCTCTCATTATGATGGCGATTCAGGGGATTTATGATGGAATAAAAAACTTTGCACTGCCGGTCAATGAAGTATTGGAAATATTCAATCGGGAATTTAGTAGAAGGTATGGTTCTCTCAATACTTTTCTAACTTGCATTATACTTGATGTGGATACTTCTGATTTTGTGATACGCTATGCCTCTGCCGGTCATCCTGCCGGATTATTAATCAATAAAGAAAAGGACTTTCTATTATTGTCTAAGACTGGACCTCTTATTGGTGCAAAACCTAATTGCAAGTATGCGCAAGTGGAATATCCATTTAACAAAGAAGAAAGAATATTTGTTTATACTGATGGTATTTTTGAAGAGTTCTATGAAGAGGAAGAATTTGGAGAAGATAGACTAATAAAATTTCTAATCGAAAACAAGGATAATACAATCGAATCTTCAATCGACAATCTACTTCGTGAGTTGACTTCTTTTCTTAAAACTACTACAATGCAAGATGATGTCACAATCCTCGGAATAGGGTATACGGCGAATTAA
- a CDS encoding HAMP domain-containing protein, producing MKEKFMRVYRFISDLIFLLPIILFCYGFSYYVYKTNSDRFYKAIYDKLTIAAHSIEYILPTNYHDRINGQDSISKEEFAEIKETLNRFAHDVQVEYAYTMMKVDGKFYFTSANSKTKDLVQKIDTYFWEEYTEAKNSQLNEVDMNVSKAILIHSRDRWGDFQSIIIPKKTKSGKEYILGVDINTQGIQAPIRYLLLTVVLIGIGLFLPLAYIASDLLNREAIFHSIFIEKKKKSLLVSLLLSISLSIVFGVFYYNRKTNQIYEYTDNVLLTTALSAKNILPRDYHEKLDSVTTSSYEEIKNRFDQFASDIQVAYIYTMIEKQGKLYYTASNVLEGDKEKGLDTNFMQEVTTYKETIQQSIHTNQILYFNEYESAWGSFRTVLIPIRSVVKKDYVIAVDIPIDAIELSLKKVFYESLLGDFICFLLSFCALLPLTTKILSKNISWDYRIKFISLKFKLGVLTSGLTIVCLFGVSYIFLYNNKIILQKKTLEVCRNFAANISNIAREDLLEDTTYNATNSAVSEILKSDIEGLMDVYIINVYGKYVVDFNRTKVNEYAPETLISYIQSVNQIDLIEEFSIQTNRNILKITYPIFIEYNDKPIKIGVAIFEYDRDMIYKPIYQMQSIVIVAGIVALLLTILLTHFLASYITNPLLSLAKGAQIIAAGNLDHKISISSNDEVGVLSQRFNEMSLNLKKSYDELEEKVVERTADLVKSQATLTTVLSNAPLILFSADVNGIITLSEGQSLNLIGIKSGQAVGVSIYEMFEDNEEVLTAIQTALSGEIKILQIKLEQFSFEVNYSPLYDANGKIIGLISLYFDITESLKAQEIIRSEKEKSDRLLLNILPEKIANELKENGFVKPVLYDSVTVIFTDFKGFTKIASNMLPEDLLEKLDMIFLQFDQICERRNIEKLKTIGDAYMCAGGLPEVNSTHPIDACLAAIEMQNFMNETKSIIEQISGEQFWDMRLGIHTGTVVAGVIGKTKFAYDVWGDAVNTASRMESNGSIGKINISDSTYHKVKDFFECEYRGKIEAKNKGMIDMYFLLRIKPELSRDKEGIIPNEQFAELYKEIIG from the coding sequence ATGAAAGAAAAATTCATGCGGGTTTATAGATTCATTTCTGATCTCATATTCCTACTCCCGATTATTCTTTTTTGCTACGGATTTTCTTATTATGTTTATAAAACAAATTCGGATAGGTTTTATAAGGCTATTTACGACAAATTAACTATAGCCGCTCATTCTATTGAATATATTCTACCAACGAATTATCACGACAGGATAAATGGACAAGATTCTATCTCAAAAGAAGAATTCGCAGAGATAAAGGAAACACTGAATAGATTTGCTCATGATGTGCAGGTTGAATATGCGTATACAATGATGAAAGTAGACGGCAAATTTTATTTTACATCTGCAAATAGTAAAACAAAAGACCTCGTTCAAAAAATAGATACTTATTTTTGGGAGGAATATACAGAAGCAAAAAATAGCCAATTGAATGAAGTTGATATGAATGTATCGAAAGCTATTCTCATTCATTCTAGGGACAGATGGGGAGACTTCCAAAGTATTATCATTCCTAAGAAAACAAAGAGCGGAAAAGAATACATCCTTGGAGTAGATATTAATACTCAGGGGATTCAAGCGCCAATTCGTTATTTACTGCTGACTGTTGTTTTGATTGGAATTGGTCTATTCCTACCATTAGCATATATTGCATCAGACTTATTGAATAGAGAGGCAATTTTTCATTCTATCTTTATTGAAAAGAAGAAGAAGAGTTTACTTGTTTCTCTTCTGTTATCGATTAGTCTAAGTATAGTCTTTGGTGTTTTTTACTATAACCGCAAGACAAATCAAATCTATGAGTATACTGACAACGTATTGCTGACAACGGCGCTTTCGGCTAAGAATATTTTACCGCGTGACTATCATGAAAAACTGGATTCTGTAACAACGTCTAGTTACGAAGAAATCAAGAATCGATTCGATCAATTTGCATCGGATATTCAAGTTGCTTACATTTATACAATGATAGAGAAGCAGGGCAAACTTTATTATACCGCTAGTAATGTATTGGAAGGGGATAAAGAAAAAGGACTTGATACAAATTTCATGCAGGAAGTGACAACTTACAAAGAAACCATTCAGCAGTCTATTCATACAAATCAGATTCTTTATTTTAACGAATACGAATCTGCCTGGGGAAGTTTCCGCACGGTTCTCATTCCAATCAGGAGTGTTGTTAAAAAAGACTATGTGATTGCAGTTGATATTCCAATTGATGCAATTGAATTGTCTTTAAAAAAAGTTTTTTATGAATCACTCCTGGGAGATTTTATTTGCTTTCTACTTAGTTTTTGTGCCCTGCTACCCCTCACTACTAAGATACTTTCAAAAAATATTAGTTGGGATTATCGAATTAAATTTATCAGCTTAAAGTTTAAACTCGGTGTTCTTACATCGGGATTAACAATTGTTTGCCTATTCGGTGTCTCTTATATATTCCTATACAATAACAAAATCATTCTTCAAAAAAAGACATTAGAGGTTTGTAGGAATTTTGCAGCTAATATATCCAATATTGCAAGGGAAGATTTATTAGAGGATACTACGTATAATGCGACTAATTCGGCTGTGAGTGAAATTCTAAAATCAGACATTGAAGGTTTGATGGATGTTTATATTATAAATGTCTACGGCAAATACGTAGTAGACTTCAATCGAACAAAAGTGAATGAATATGCACCCGAAACACTGATTTCATATATTCAGTCTGTGAATCAAATTGATTTGATAGAAGAATTCTCTATCCAAACGAATCGAAATATTTTAAAAATCACCTATCCGATATTCATAGAGTATAACGATAAGCCAATTAAGATAGGAGTTGCTATCTTTGAATACGATAGAGATATGATTTACAAACCAATCTATCAAATGCAATCGATTGTAATTGTAGCGGGTATTGTTGCTTTGCTCCTGACAATTCTACTAACGCATTTTCTTGCTTCGTATATCACAAACCCGCTCTTGTCCCTAGCGAAGGGAGCACAGATTATCGCGGCAGGAAATTTAGATCATAAGATTTCGATTAGCTCCAATGATGAAGTAGGAGTATTATCTCAGCGTTTCAATGAAATGAGTCTAAATCTAAAAAAATCTTATGATGAATTGGAAGAGAAAGTTGTTGAGAGAACGGCTGATTTAGTGAAATCACAAGCTACACTTACGACCGTGTTGTCTAACGCACCGCTTATTTTATTTTCAGCCGATGTAAATGGAATCATTACTCTCTCGGAAGGACAAAGTTTAAATCTAATTGGAATAAAAAGTGGACAGGCAGTCGGAGTTTCTATCTACGAAATGTTCGAGGACAACGAAGAAGTATTAACTGCAATTCAGACTGCTTTAAGTGGAGAAATAAAAATCCTCCAAATCAAGTTAGAGCAATTTTCATTTGAAGTCAATTACTCTCCGCTCTATGATGCCAATGGAAAAATCATAGGGCTAATTTCATTATACTTCGATATAACAGAAAGTCTAAAGGCACAAGAAATTATTCGTTCCGAAAAAGAAAAGTCTGACCGGTTACTCTTAAATATCCTCCCTGAGAAGATTGCAAATGAATTAAAAGAAAATGGATTTGTAAAACCAGTTCTCTATGATTCTGTGACTGTCATCTTTACAGACTTTAAGGGCTTTACTAAGATAGCAAGTAATATGCTCCCGGAAGACTTATTAGAAAAGCTAGACATGATATTCTTACAGTTTGACCAAATCTGTGAGCGCAGAAATATAGAGAAGCTAAAGACAATCGGAGATGCCTATATGTGTGCGGGCGGATTACCAGAAGTTAACTCTACTCATCCTATTGATGCCTGTCTTGCTGCCATTGAAATGCAAAACTTCATGAACGAAACAAAATCTATTATAGAGCAAATATCAGGAGAGCAGTTTTGGGATATGCGATTAGGGATTCACACAGGAACGGTTGTCGCAGGTGTTATCGGCAAAACAAAGTTTGCCTACGATGTATGGGGAGATGCAGTCAATACTGCTTCCCGTATGGAGTCTAACGGCTCTATCGGCAAAATCAATATCTCAGACTCCACCTATCACAAAGTAAAAGACTTCTTTGAATGCGAATACAGAGGCAAAATAGAAGCCAAGAACAAAGGAATGATTGATATGTATTTCCTACTACGCATTAAACCGGAACTGTCCCGCGACAAAGAAGGTATTATTCCAAACGAACAATTTGCTGAACTTTACAAAGAGATTATTGGATAG
- a CDS encoding alpha/beta fold hydrolase, giving the protein MNNKLYFKNKKGDKLCGVLVEAANKNHPVVILCHGFHSTKDNNTNTRLQGMLKEKSIATFRFDFYGHGESEGKFEDITVSEAVEDLLCAIELLKKKGYKRIGLIGASFGGLTSLLTAAKSKDLLFLGLKCPATNFLEIELTHRTKESLQEWKREGFSFYKNDEGETYRLNYKFFQDLKKSNGFVVADKIRIPTLIVHGDADEIVPVKQSESLYKLIPNCKLAIIPNADHRFNPSIRSSAKSKRNDKKEFDQMIELLYNFILENLK; this is encoded by the coding sequence ATGAACAACAAACTATACTTTAAAAACAAAAAAGGCGATAAACTCTGTGGGGTTCTGGTAGAAGCAGCTAATAAGAATCATCCGGTAGTAATACTTTGTCATGGATTTCATTCAACGAAAGACAATAATACAAATACAAGACTGCAAGGAATGCTAAAAGAAAAAAGCATTGCGACGTTCCGATTTGATTTTTATGGACATGGGGAAAGTGAGGGAAAGTTCGAAGATATAACGGTATCGGAAGCAGTAGAAGATTTGCTTTGTGCGATTGAATTGTTAAAGAAGAAAGGCTATAAAAGGATTGGACTCATTGGGGCAAGCTTTGGCGGATTAACATCATTACTCACTGCTGCAAAATCAAAAGACTTACTCTTTCTGGGATTAAAATGCCCGGCTACTAACTTCTTAGAAATTGAATTAACTCATAGAACAAAAGAAAGTTTACAGGAATGGAAACGAGAAGGATTTTCCTTTTATAAAAATGACGAAGGAGAAACCTATCGTCTCAATTATAAGTTCTTTCAGGATTTAAAGAAGAGCAATGGTTTTGTCGTAGCGGATAAGATACGTATTCCTACACTGATTGTTCATGGAGATGCAGACGAAATTGTCCCTGTTAAGCAGAGTGAATCTTTGTATAAACTAATTCCAAATTGTAAATTGGCCATTATCCCCAATGCAGATCATCGTTTTAATCCTTCCATTCGTTCTTCTGCAAAGAGTAAACGCAACGATAAAAAGGAATTCGATCAAATGATAGAGCTATTATACAACTTTATTTTGGAGAATCTAAAGTAA
- a CDS encoding nucleotidyltransferase domain-containing protein: protein MKVAEQNIIEQETIQKIISIIVKEISPEKIILFGSRAKGNMHKDSDYDICVLKTGIDNIRKVKHKLYYDLYEAKEAIDLVVNTPEKFDALKEDKYLIYKNIYQNGVILYERG, encoded by the coding sequence ATGAAAGTTGCAGAACAAAACATAATAGAGCAAGAAACGATTCAGAAAATTATTTCAATCATTGTTAAAGAAATTAGTCCTGAAAAAATAATTCTGTTTGGATCTCGTGCAAAAGGTAATATGCATAAAGACAGTGATTATGATATTTGCGTTTTGAAAACTGGAATTGATAATATTCGAAAAGTAAAACATAAATTGTATTATGATTTATACGAAGCAAAAGAAGCAATTGACTTGGTTGTAAATACTCCTGAAAAATTTGACGCATTGAAAGAAGATAAATATCTAATATATAAAAATATATATCAAAACGGAGTAATTCTTTATGAGAGAGGATGA
- a CDS encoding nucleotidyltransferase domain-containing protein encodes MIEISNGNKKLSPPDPLIEFFSNGIHKSLDKHLTSLILYGSRARGDAKDYSDYDFLAIVDQKTEEIEDKILDISVDTLNQFDRITSCLVWEEKDWELKKRFPIGKRIFG; translated from the coding sequence ATGATAGAAATATCCAACGGAAATAAAAAACTAAGCCCACCTGATCCTTTGATTGAATTTTTCAGCAATGGTATTCATAAATCTTTAGACAAGCATCTAACAAGTCTTATCCTCTATGGGTCTCGTGCTCGTGGAGATGCAAAAGATTATTCCGATTATGATTTTCTTGCAATCGTCGATCAGAAGACAGAGGAAATAGAAGATAAGATTTTAGATATAAGCGTGGACACACTCAATCAATTTGATAGAATTACTTCCTGTCTTGTTTGGGAAGAAAAAGATTGGGAATTAAAAAAAAGATTTCCAATTGGTAAAAGAATATTTGGATAA
- a CDS encoding type II toxin-antitoxin system PemK/MazF family toxin, with translation MVVKEGDIFWVDFSPAKGSEPKGKRPALVIQSNVFNESNINTIIVLAITSNLKYEFLPGNVRLLKNEFGMPKACVINVSQIRSIDRDFLFEKIGSLSKQKLSLVKEGLKLVLNL, from the coding sequence ATGGTAGTAAAAGAGGGAGATATTTTCTGGGTAGATTTTTCTCCTGCGAAAGGTTCTGAGCCTAAAGGCAAACGACCTGCATTGGTAATTCAATCCAATGTTTTCAACGAATCAAACATCAATACAATCATTGTGCTTGCAATTACTTCCAATTTAAAATATGAATTTCTTCCTGGAAATGTTCGACTTTTAAAAAATGAATTCGGAATGCCAAAGGCATGTGTTATTAACGTTTCTCAAATCAGAAGTATTGACAGAGATTTTCTTTTTGAAAAAATTGGTTCCCTATCTAAACAAAAGTTATCCCTCGTTAAAGAAGGTTTGAAGTTGGTTTTGAATTTATGA